The DNA sequence CACTGCCATCTTGAGCAAGGgtggatgattcatgtagcatttacttgaaattcatctgcctttagctcaagcatgcagacaGGTGGTCGTGttcagctgagaaagcccctcttcccctcctcaAGAAGAAAGCAAACAAAAAATTCCCATGAAGACTCATGTAATGTATAATATAATTTTGGCCTGCATCAAAAACCAtaaagcaactgaagaaatatgaaaaaagttttaaaaaaatataatataccttcctatctatttactagtgCTAGCAGCATACAGATTAAAAACAGTGtttattgagagagtttagttccactttaagctctagggaaaattagtttgcaaagtgcaacttatggtgaccatagatggatcgaaatttgtccagtTGAGCAGGAGCCAATCGAATTTTGACCAGTTTGTGTCTTTCCTTGTTTAACAGAAATAAACTGTTAGATTGACTTCTACTGATTGAACGAGTTGGAAAATTGTAAACTTTTGTCCATCAGCAGCTACAGCTACTTTGCCAAATccagctgttagaatacaatgtcccaacggggggggggggggaatatttccTACCACCTCCCTTGTGTGGATGGAGaaacctaattttttttctttagccccgcttgctgaatgtaaaaaaaaaacacaaacaacatCTATGGCCATCTATGCTATCTATCTCAACGCCTGCCCCAAAGCAAGCCTTAACATAAGTAACAAACagcttggtcacactatatggtcaatGGTAGAAACTACCAACCCGCGCAAATGGAGGCTGGTTAAACTAAtttaggagcagcacgttataaggaTAAATGTAAGGgacaataattaacaaattaattacaaaccgcgtTCCCTTTAAAGTGCAAGTACAAATATCACAcactagtgtaaaaaataaaatataaatgtgtcAAATGATAATACTCATAAATGACTTCTGATTGGGTGAAGTCAGCaaacaatcaaacatcaaaaaattgaaaaattggaaAATCAAAAtcaagtgaaagcaacagttcaagATATGGCTTTCAACTGGGTGAAATCAGCAAACAATCAAACATCACAAAAATTGAAACATCAAAATCAAGTGGAAGCAACAGTTCAAGAtataaaaaattctaaataaattcaaaaaagtgttcaaaTGATGTGGAAATCAAACATCTGGATAAATCCTCCTGGAGTTCGGTAAAACATTAGAAAACAgtcatccaccaccatcaccggccacacagcctactcaccagattgtggtgactcccatggcAGGAGTCAAAAACGCTTCAAGGACAGCCAGAGAAGCTTCACACGATCACGGCTTgattcaggtgctggaactcaggtaacaCTGTAACTACTTGGATGCATGCAAATGAACTCCCGAATAGAGATGGGTCATTGCAGACCATTAGTGCCATAAATGGGGAGAAAATGAATGGAGAACTCCCATCGTGAGGTAAGCCTGATGACGTCAGAACGCACTGACGGAACCGGTCGGATTTTAGCCCGTCCAATAAATTTTTGGCTTACTTCACGATGGGAGTTCTCCATTCATTTTCTCCCCATTTATGGCACTAATGGTCTGCAATGACCCATCTCTATTCGGGAGTTCATTTGCATGCAtccaagcagctacagtgttacctgagttccagcacctgaatcAAGCCGTAATCGTGTGAAGCTTCTCTGGCTGTCCTTGAAGCgtttttgactcctgtcatgggagtcaccacaatctggtgagtaggctgtgtggccggtgatggatGACTGTCTTCTGATGTTTTGCCGAACTCCAGGAGGATTTATCCAGATGTTTGATTTCCACATCAtttgaacacttttttgaatttatttagaattttttataTCTTGAACTGTTGCTTCCACTTGATTTTGATGTTTCaattttttgatgtttgattgtttGCTGATTTCACCCAGTTGAAAGCCATATcttgaactgttgctttcacttgaTTTTGATTttccaatttttcaattttttgatgtttgattgtttGCTGACTTCACCCAATCGGAAGTCATTTATGAGTATTATCATTTgacacatttatattttattttttaagcttgGTCACACTACCTCATTTTTAATTACTGTATGTTAAGTCTCTACATCTTCATGAGCTTTTAGTATTGCAACATACAAAACAAATAGTATGATGATTGCAAGACTTTAAGCATTTTCTTCCTATCTCAATGTGCAGTGTAATCCTCCCTGCATTTTCGACAGGGCACATAGTAAGGCAGCCAATacattagtttttttgttttttttcttaattcaaaCAACatcttgaacgaaaaaaaaaaaaaaaatactcgatTCCACCATTCACATACTCAGTGGGGATGGGGGGGAATCATTTCCACTGAGTGATTGTATTCAGGCAATAGCTGGTGGCATGATCATGAAAAAcccaacaggttggttgtacagaagtcaatcagtagattaATTTTTGTACATCTAGCCTGCCCTTATATGGATTCAAGtttgaccagtccctgctgaaccagctgaatttcgatccatgtatggccagctttattgtgTAGGCCACTAGAGTGGTATTTCTATTCATAGTtgatacaggaaaaaaaaatagatacaataCCTGGGCTTGGCTCAGTTTCATAATCTGAGGTTGTTGATTCAAAATTTGGCTTCATGGTATAATTCAGTTTTGTTTGAATGAAACCAACCAAGAAATTGTTATTAAACACCAAACAAGACCAATCTGTTCTGTTTTCATTAACATTCTTCACATGCAGAGAATTTTCCATATGCATGATGGACAATTTTCTACTTTTTACAGGAGTAGAGGAAGTTGCGTTCATCTGTACCCACAGTAACATGATATTGATACTAGGCAAAAGATGAGATACTGAACATGTAAGGTGTGCATCACTGCCTTGATGAACTAATTCAGAAGGATGTATTTTCACTACAAATCATAAAAATagatggaaaaaaaatgtcagtgtacaAAATTTTAATATCAGAGACAAACTTTAGTTTTCCTTTAAAATTTAACACTTCTTCTATGTTTCTATTAGCCTAAGGGTCATCCATTGATGATGGTCTTAGGTAattttaaatgtattcattttgttggaATGGTTTCAGCACTAGGAGGTCATCTGTAAGTTATATGTAATTCCAATTTAATCTAACGTTACATCTGGAATTCTACCATGCATGCATAGGAGGGCAGCTGTATAATTTTAATTATGAGAGGTATGTTTGATGTCACCCTTCAGAAATACCTTAAAATcttcatgatataaaataaaaaaaaaaaaaaaaaaaacacaacaccacacacacacacacacacacgttccaTACGTTTCACCTCTGCATTACACTTATCTTTAAATGATAAATCATAACAAATTGTAACATACAACATTGGTGAATTGCAAAAGAATTAGTGTCATTGTATTTTATTAGGCTTTGGTTTAATTAAATCAAACACTGGACCCCAACCTATGGCAAAACACTGTgttatatcaaaaaacaaaaacaaaaaaaaaaacacctggaaaaaaaaatatatacttactgTACCTTTAACCCAGCTTTCCCCCCTTGCAGCCTAGATAAGGATGACATTAGGATCCTTCAGGAAAGATTATGGAAATGATGAGGACCCTAATGTCTGAAAAGGACCCTCTTACACTGTGCAGTGGTGTCTTCATACTAGATTTAGGATACTCAGCTTTCCCAGTATATCATCGGAAGAATTGCGATGTCACTCTCACAATGCAGAATCCAGGTTTAGGGTATGAGTGTATTCTAACTTTTTCCCatatgttttcttctttttatagCTATAATGTGAGATTTAGCATTGGTGTTGGGGGCCTTATGTAATTAAACAGACCTTTCCTTTACATGTAAGGTACCATTTAAAAATACCTTGGGTATAGGTGTTCCTGCAGCTACTATGCTTTCAAGGCTGACTAGTCAAGGCTATAGAAAAAGAGGCCAGCAAGATAAGTACAGGGGAAAGTCACCCTGGTGGATAGCGCAGGCTCCCCTGAGGCACAGGGTCTACTCACCAACTGGTCTTCACCACAGCACCTGATGGTGGAGGTGGGTTTTGTTGCGTGTTAAGTTATCAGGATCGCCTACTAGGAtctgagcaagctggggtccagtagcagatatagcaggtagggatcaagcaggagCGTAGTCAGTAAAAAAGCCAGACAagtggtaacaagtggttgcaggttgggattaagtggAAGCATAATCGAGGAACAAGCTAGAGGTTGAAAACAAGTGGTAGTgaagatatggatggcagcaggagtgacaagataGAGATATTGGCTGGGTAGAGCACAATAATCTAGCAAACAGTGcagaggcatggcttaaataggaagttcatgggaggagcaaagagttcaaggttcaccagaaacaaggtaagATTGTCCAAGGGATAAGATCGGGAACTGTCCAGCATCTCAAGTAGCTCACCTAGAAGAATTACTGCCAGACACAGTAGAGCCCATGGGCTCAGATCCAGGTCCTTGTTTTGGCTCCCCCGCAGTTGTATAGTATACAAATAGTGTTTTATAAACCTCTGACATAGTACATCTGTTTCTGGATATTAACTTTCATAAAATATACTCACCTTCCACAGTAACAAGATTTACTACAATTCCAGCACTGCCATCTGGGAAATAGCATTTGTATTGACCAGAATCATTAAAGCTCACTGGTGAAATTTTAATAGCAAAATCTGCTTCATCTGTAGTCTCCACATGAAAAGGCCCATTACTTGTAATTTGATTACCAGAGTTAACCTGTATGGTGGCACTGTTTAGTGAGTCAGATGATGTCCATTGCCACTTAACGTATGTGACTTTTTTCATGATGGAGCAAATCAGTAGCAGATTGTCCCCAACAGACCGAAACTTTATGATTGCTTCTGAGGTAGAAACTGGAAAAAAAGAGTAAAGAATAACTCACTATTATAGAGTTAAATACAATCTTTAAAAAATACTgtttgcatttataaaaaaaactgtCTAACGAGTACCTAGTCACTAAATTACTCCCCAAAACAGTGGCTGATCTTTCTTACTTGCACATTTTCAGAGAATAATGCACACTTTTATCAGCTTGTCTAATTGCTATGGTATTTTGGCATGGCTCCAACATGTGCACAGTGGTTAGCACAGCTGCTCATATATTTGTCTGTTCTTTGCCCTTGCAAGAAAGCCAAGTCTTCTGACAAACAGAGGTATGAGACTTGCATAGTCAggctaaaaaaagacacaagtccatctagatcatggatatgcaattagcggacctccagctgttgcaaaactacaagtcccatcatgcttctgcctctgggtgtcatgcttgtggctgtcaaagtcttgctatgcctcatgggacctgtagttctgcaacagctggaggtccactaattgcatatccctgatctagattaaccataaaataaataaacaaatctacaatcccatatactcaatccttccccacagttgatccagaggaaggcgaaaaaacccagcaaagcatgagccaatttgctacagcaggggaaaaaattccttcctgatccccgagaggcaatcgaattttccctggatcaactttacctataaatgttagtatccagttatattatgtacatttaggaaagaatccaagccttacctaaaagcaatctactgagctggccagaaccacctctggagggagtctattccacatttttacagctcttactgtaaagaaacctttccgaatttggaaatgaaatctcttttcctctaggcgtaaagagtgcccccttgtcctctgtgttgaccgtaaagtgaataactcaccacgTTTactacatggaatattttatatataatttgtacatgttgatcatatccccccttaatctcctcttctcgagaggatgaattcagttcctctaatctttcctcatagctgagctcctccatgcctcttatcagtttggttgcccttctctgcattttctccagttcccagatatcctttttgagaaatggtacccaaaactgaactgcatatttcacatgaggtcttactaatgatttgtacaggggcaaaatgatatatctcttaatacaagaaagtactttgctcgctttggaaaacgcaccttggcattgcatgtttttattgagcttatgatctacctaaacccccagatcattctccactatggatccccccagatgcCCAGATGTACTcctccgagagagagagagagagagagagagaccagaacCGTGTAAGCTAAAAGGCTTCCTTTCcttacaaacttaaaaaaaaatcatgttttaaaatgtagctgtatatttcttgctattaccataaacTTGCTATTACCATAAACTTCCACTAATAaatacccaaaataaattctcctggtCCTGACAATCGCAGCTATACCACATGTGTATATGATTtggggcccagaaacaatagtgtactttctcatacaagtacatggtacagcaggcacatgtcaggaatatgaattgttggggtaacaaatgctttaattagATACAGGTATCATGAAAGCTGTCAGAAAAGTCAGTGTACTACTAGGGGCCAGTGCTGTTACTATAACTTTCCAGAAAAAAGGTAGCAGGAGTGCAAGGAATAAAATGTAATCTTGTGGCAATTTTTTGCTCTCCTAGCCCTTTTATCACCACAGAAAGCAAGTACTGGATGTTTTGGTACAATAGTCAGTTAATAAATACAAGTGTAGGGTTAACCCCTTGCTTCCGAGTGTACGCATATATGCAGACACATGGAAATGGGGCTATACAGCACACTCCCAGATCAGAGTTCTCTCACCAAGAGCCCGGGGTCACCCATCACTGTGATTACTTTAATTAGCTGTCACAGTAATCAGTCACTGTATAGCCcacccctttgttttttttctcctcttcaaaTAAAGAAAAGGGCACATTGTATCTTTATCTCCTTGGTAGAGAAGAACAGTGTAAACAAAGaacactatgtgaaaaaaaattaagatagcTAGATCAgagtttgatctaggtcagggtCAGAGCCAAGTTTAGGGTCAAAGGCCATAGCCAAAGTCAAAAGGTCAGAGTCAGTGTACTCTAGGTATGATTAAATAACACatttttaaaattagtatcagtgttTTAGTTAGCATAATCAAAATTTTGCTAGGC is a window from the Aquarana catesbeiana isolate 2022-GZ linkage group LG03, ASM4218655v1, whole genome shotgun sequence genome containing:
- the LOC141132459 gene encoding uncharacterized protein isoform X1 gives rise to the protein MPFMINRMIMWLSDFSAIGMLFLSTGLTSAFDMQKKGAPPGTDITLTCPSSKVGGPSRSVSIPTKRNIRQFSYEDTLYIIISDFSEYHKGPYLCINSNGTILEFNEISTSEAIIKFRSVGDNLLLICSIMKKVTYVKWQWTSSDSLNSATIQVNSGNQITSNGPFHVETTDEADFAIKISPVSFNDSGQYKCYFPDGSAGIVVNLVTVEVKIHPSELVHQGSDAHLTCSVSHLLPSINIMLLWVQMNATSSTPVKSRKLSIMHMENSLHVKNVNENRTDWSCLVFNNNFLVGFIQTKLNYTMKPNFESTTSDYETEPSPALDDEETSSAKGIHVFRITIRSLVSFMVLVLFTIYTIKILRYIAALNAETALLANLKEQHQEVHVKFVK
- the LOC141132459 gene encoding uncharacterized protein isoform X3, with translation MPFMINRMIMWLSDFSAIGMLFLSTGLTSAFVSTSEAIIKFRSVGDNLLLICSIMKKVTYVKWQWTSSDSLNSATIQVNSGNQITSNGPFHVETTDEADFAIKISPVSFNDSGQYKCYFPDGSAGIVVNLVTVEVKIHPSELVHQGSDAHLTCSVSHLLPSINIMLLWVQMNATSSTPVKSRKLSIMHMENSLHVKNVNENRTDWSCLVFNNNFLVGFIQTKLNYTMKPNFESTTSDYETEPSPALDDEETSSAKGIHVFRITIRSLVSFMVLVLFTIYTIKILRYIAALNAETALLANLKEQHQEVHVKFVK
- the LOC141132459 gene encoding uncharacterized protein isoform X2, whose product is MPFMINRMIMWLSDFSAIGMLFLSTGLTSAFDMQKKGAPPGTDITLTCPSSKVGGPSRSVSIPTKRNIRQFSYEDTLYIIISDFSEYHKGPYLCINSNGTILEFNEISTSEAIIKFRSVGDNLLLICSIMKKVTYVKWQWTSSDSLNSATIQVNSGNQITSNGPFHVETTDEADFAIKISPVSFNDSGQYKCYFPDGSAGIVVNLVTVEVKIHPSELVHQGSDAHLTCSVSHLLPSINIMLLWVQMNATSSTPVKSRKLSIMHMENSLHVKNVNENRTDWSCLVFNNNFLVGFIQTKLNYTMKPNFESTTSDYETEPSPALDDEETSSAKGIHVFRITIRSLVSFMVLVLFTIYTIKILSCFECRNSITCKP